The genome window TGCTCCGGATTATAGCTTCTGAAATTGTAGTTCATGAGGCCCTCAAAAAGCAATTATCATGTTGAAATTATATAATATTTTACCGAATTCGGCCTCATTTTGCAACTAATATTTGCGGGACAGACTCATTCCCTTTTTGATAAATTTATCTTCTATCTCAATGACAGATACACAAGCAAACGATTTACCGACCATGAGGATACTGAATATCTAGCTGAGTATAACCTGCTGGATTTTGAGGTAAATTACTTTATAAAAAAGAACAAACTATTCTTTAAGGTTGATAATATCTTAGGGGAAGAATATCAGGTCCATAAGAAATACCCACAGCCAAAAACTACTTATACCCTGGGAATGACCTGTGAATTTTGAAAGGAGAAAAAGGACAATGGCAAAGAGCGATAAGAAAAGCAGGAATATTATAGGAATAGTCTTGGTGGTGCTTATAGGCCTAGTTGTCTGGTCAATGTTACGCGTTGTAACCGCTGAGTCAAAATCTAAATATAAACATTTAGGAATAACAGAGTATGAAAAAGGAAATTACCAGGAAGCCATCGAGCTATACAACAAGGGGATAAACAATAACCCGGATGACGCGTGCTTGTTCAATAACCGCGGGTTAGCCTACTATAGTCTGGAACAGTATAAAAAGGCCATTTCCGACTACGACAAGGCAATAGAACTAAAACCTGATTTTACAGATGCCTATTATAATAGAGGTCTTGCATATTTCAGAAAGGGCTCTTATTACAATTTTGAACCACATAAGAAGGCAATTGAAGATTTTACAAAGGCCATAGAACTAAAGCCTGACTTTGTGGATGCCTATTATAACCGAGCTGTTACCTATACTGAGCAGATTCACTATCACCATAAATATACTACCATTCCTCCTAAATTCCCTTCTGAAGATATGGATAACTATAATAAAGCTCTTGCAGACTACACAAAGGTGCTCGAATTAGACCCTTCCTATGTCCTCGCATATCAAGGAAGGGGAAACCTTTTCTACAGGCATGGCGATTGGGACCTGGCAAACAAAGAGTATGATATTGCCCTAAGTCGTCAAAAGGAAATATTAATGAAGGTGGGAGATGTCGGTTTAGCCGGAGTATTAAACAGCAGGGGAAGAAACGAACTGGCGTGGGGAAAATTGGAAGAGGCGATTTCTGATTTTACAAAGGCAATTGAGTATTACAAAAAAGGAGTAATTAACAAAGATGTGGGGTTAAGCAAAGATGTTACAAATGCACTTGCCCATAGAACAGTGGCTTCCTGGGAGCTGGGAAGATGGGAAGATACAATCAAATTTGCCAATGAGACTATAGAAGTAAAGGAAAAAAATCCAAAAAAATACGGCAAGTCAACATTCTATTATTTTACCAAAGGTAGGTGCTACTATCACCTTGGCAAGTATGATCAGGCTATTAACAATCTTGAAAAGGCACTAACTGAATCAAAGTATGGAATGGATGCAAAGACAAGATTATGGCTGGGCAGGATATATAAAGCAAAAGGTGATAATGAAAAGGCAAAGCAGAAACTGAAAGATGCCTTAAAGTTCTGTAAAAAAGACGTTGAAAAGGCGGATGAAAACAGGCTTCACAAGGCATATCTTCTAAGAGGATTGTGTTATTTGGAACTTGATGAGTATGCAAAAGCGATCTCAGACTTTGAAGAGACAATAAAGCGGAGGGTAATGGCGGATCGGCCCGTCAACCATACAAGTTATTATTTAGATGCCCATAAATACATCGGCATAGCTTACATGAAAGCCGGAAATAAGGATAAAGCAAAGGAATATTTTCAAAAGACAATTGAGTTGGCAAAGAAACGCGGCTTCCAGGAAGCAGTAAAAGAGGCAGAGGATCTTTTGACCACAGTATAACTAAAATGATCGGTTCCAGGTTCAGGGTTCAGGGTTGACAACCTTTGAACCTATGAACCTTGAACGGTGAACCTTCTTTATTGACGAGTTATCCTTTTGTTGACAGACAGTTAGGGCTTTTCAACTGGGAACCGTGAACGTTGAACCGCTCAACCTAGATATAAGTTGCAAGGAGTCAAATTATGTGTGTTCCGATAAGCGTACTCACAAAAGGAAGAACCAGTGGTTGCACGGGACTGTGCGGATTATGGACTCACATCGGCGCTTTGGCTGTCCTTTGCGCCGGTCTGGTATGGAACTTTGTCCGTGAAAGATTTTCCAGGAAAAAGGATGAAGCAGCTTGAAAAATAAATGAATTGGTTATATCCCCGTTCAACTCTGCAGATTGAGCCTACTCGCAGGTGCAACCTCAACTGCAAGATATGCATGCGTCCAAGTCTGGACGAAACTTCTGCCTTACTTTCCTTAGAAGACTTTAAAAAGATATTCGCTTCCTCGTTCTGTCTTAGACATATCGCTTTGCACGGATGGGGTGAACCGTTATTGAATCCTCAATTATTTCAGATGGTGAAATACGCTGAGTCACAAGGGATTTCCACTGAAGTTACTACCAATGCTACATTGCTTCAAACAAACACAGAAAGAATATTTGCGAGTGGTTTGAGCAACATTGTATTTGGGATACACAACAAAGAGAATCTGCCCGTTATTATGCCTCAGATTGGAGAGCTGATAGCCCAGCGTAGTATGGAGAGATCGAGAAAACCTAAAGCCTACATTGATATTGTCATATATCATGGAAATCAGAATCACATTGCAGACATAATAGAAGCTGCGGCTGAAGTGAGTATAGATACAGTCGTTCTGCACAGGGTTTTTGACATACGACAGTCAGGTCCTGAGACAGGATATATTTCTGCTCAGGACGAAAAAATGCTTTTTGCAAGGGTAAAAAATCTGGCAAGGAAACTGAAGTTGAAGCTCTATCTGCCTCCCGAGCCATCCATACCATGCAGGGCGATCAAACAGAGTCTCTTTGTTACGTGTGAGGGAAAGATCACTCCATGTCCTTACCTCCCGGGACTTTGCTTGGGAGGCGCGCTTAACGGAGGTCTAAAAGAGGTTATCTCTTCGGACAGATATCGAGGTTTTGTCAAAAATATGAAAAATCATCCTGTCTGCAGCAAGTGTCCACTGGGTTCAACAAGCGGCAACTTCTATACCTCGGGAAGTGGTTTTGAATATGTGTTTTGAAGTTAATTCAAGGAAAATACCCTGTGCCCAAAACCATATACATAATAAGGTCGCTGGCCTATGAGTTTCAGGGTAAGCGTTCACATGGCCACCGCATCTGCTTTGTTGTCGGGCACTTGAAGTACAGGGAGTACGTCTGCGTACCCTCCGCCTCGCATCTGCAGCACCCTATAAACGCTCACAGTTCTCTGGGCTGCGTAAAACGGGCGTTGTAATCCCGTGAACGGTTACGTTTCAGGAAAGGAGTGCGAAAGTGATAACCTATTTTTGGGCAGCAGGTATTGCCTTTACTGTTTTTATCTTTGCAGGCAAGGCGGGGCTGGTGGCAGGCACGACCAATGTCAAGGCGCTGAAGATATTGGGATTGGCCTTTGTCTATGGCGTTTTAGCCTTTTTGATGGGCCTTCTTTTAAAGGTCTTTAACCCTCTCGATTATTTTCAGTTTTTCCAAAAATTCATGTCATATGGTGTAATACTCCATCTTTTTCTATCAATGGGCCTGCTGGCCTGGGGAGTTTATACCATAAAATCGTACGTCAACCAGAAATTAGACCGCATGTCAAAGACAGGCTATCTTTTAATCTTTCCCTGCCCTGTATGCCTCTCGGCGATGCTTCTGAGCTGTTCCATATTTGTGGCCATAACCGGTATTGATCCTCTGGAGGCAGGAGGTTTGATGGCTCTCCTTTTCATGGTTGTGGTTGCAGGAGTCGCCCTGCTGACGAAACGTCTGATGAGAGCAGATAGGGAGGGGACACCAGGCCCGGTGTTCCTTGGCTTTGTGATGATTCTCGTCGGGCTTTATTTTGCCGTCTCGGTAATAGTTGTACCCGTATATTCTCAATCCGAGGTCTTCTTTTCCACGGCCGGTAGTGTCACGGCTCCGGGCCTATCCCTTAAAGAAGCAATATGTCTTCTCGCAGTGTCTGGACTGGTTTTCGGCCTTGGTTTTTTAAAAAATAGAAAGGAACAATTAACAATTGATCATTGCTAATTGATCATTAAAAAAGAAGGGTCCATCCGAATGAACATTTTAGGTTACATGCAGTCTACTCTCTATCTGATAATGAATGCCCTGCTCTATCCGGTTATGGGGCTGCTCATTTTTCTGTTTATCCTCATGCTCTTTATCTCAGGTGCTTTTGTCTCTGAGTTTGCCTTTCGCCGGAAGAGGAATCAAGATACCGGTCAGGACAGTGAATGGCTGGCCATGAAGCTTTCAAATGATATGTCGCATGGAAGGTTCAAAGAAGCTGCTGACAAAATCATGGCATATATAAAGAAGCCGTATACAGGGAACCAATTGACGAGGCGTTTTTTGAACGCTCTGTCTGCCCAGATAGGTAAGGGGCTGGATAATCTCGATATCCGGATAGAAAATACCCTTCAAGAGTATGAAATTGAGGTATCCAGATTGCTTGATAAGACCCGGGTTCTGGTCAGGGTTGGTCCCATGTTGGGCCTGATGGGGACATTGATCCCTATGGGAGTTGCCCTTCTGGCCCTGTCACAGGGTGACCTGGCCCAGATGTCCAATTGTCTCATCATCGCTTTTGGCACCACCGTGGCAGGATTGGCCATCGGAGTTCTTGCCTATGTAATCTCTGTTGTCAGAGAACGCTGGTATGCTGAGGATACAAAGGATATGGCATATATTGCCGAGCTTTTGATGAGAAATATGGAGACAAGTCCAAAAGCATCACAAAAAACAGAAAAAAGCAAGAATCCAACCTAATAAACCCATGGAGAGAAAAAATGAAATTCATGAGAAGAGAGGGGAAAAGGAACGGCCTTAAGCGGTATCCCATCCACAAACAGGACCCTATGAGCGGGGTGGCAAATCTGTTTGACGTGGCCATGGTATTTGCTGTCGGGCTGATGGTGGCCATAGTCAGCGCATATCATCTTAGCGAGATCTTTTCCGCAGATGACCTGACCATGATCAAGAATCCGAACCAGCCAGGAAAGATGGAGATCATTACCAAGAAGGGCAAAGAGATCAAGGTGCAGAAGCTGACCAAAGAGATGGCTCAGGGCCAGGGAATGAGGCTGGGGATAGCTTACAAGTTAAGGGATGGCAGGGTGGTCTATGTGCCGGAGGAAGAGGAGAGATAGCAGGGGAATATCATGGCATGGAATAAACGATTCTTAGTAGTTATTTTAAACGTATGTTTTATCCTGATATTGACGGTTCCGGCTAATGCCGGTGCATTGACCAAAAAAAGCTGGCTTTCTTAATCCCTGAGACTTCAACTAAAGTCATGGCGGAAGGGATATCGAAGTTTAAGGAGGAATATCCTGCACTGGCTAAAAAAGTAGATGTGGTGGTCTATCCTGGCAGGGATCTGGAGGAAAAGTCGGTAGAGCCTGATCTGTCTGATGCGGATGTCATTTTTTTATGCCATTTGAATTACAAGGTCATGCTCGATATGGAGAATGATCTAAAAATGGCGCGATCTGGAGGGGCCAGGGTTATCGGTCTTGGTGGACACGACGTGTTTCGAGCCAAAGGCTATTATAATGTGGATGTGGCAAACTATCCTGAAATAGTGGCCTACTGGGAATATAGTGGTCCCGAAAACGTGAAACGCCTGATTGCATATCTCTTGCGTGAGTTTGCAGGAATGGCGGATATAACAATTGAACCTCCGATTGAGATGCCTTTAGAAGGTATCTATCATCCTGACGCCCCCGGCTCAAAGGTCTTTGAAACGCTTGAAAGTTACCTGGAGTGGTACAAAAAATCGGGGCACCTGAAAGATGCGTCCTGGGTGGGACTCCTTGCCTATAATACCTTGAAGGCCAATGACAACATGGTTGAGAACGCCATAATCAGGCAGATTGAAAAAGAAGGGCTCAATGTAATCTGTACCATTGGTTATCCTGCCGATGAGATGTTTCAAAAATATCTCTTAACTAAAGACGGTACTCCCCAGGTTGACATTATTGTCTCACTTATGTTTTCTCACCCTAAAGAGAAATCTGTTGAGTTACTGGCTAATGCAAATATCCCTATAATACGGGCGATCTCTCTCTATAATAAGATTGAGGAGTGGGAAGACAGTTCCCAGGGGGTTGAGCCGTTTCAGTTGGCCTCACAAATATTCCTTCCTGAGTTAAGCGGTCTCATTGAGCCAATTGTGGTGGGTGGCAAACGTATCTTTTTTGATGAGAGGACCGGAGTAAAGATAACAGAGCGGGTCCCTGTTAATGAGCGGATTGAAAAATTGGTCAGAAGGACAAAGTCGTGGCTGAGGCTGAAGAATCTAAGTAACAACAAGAAAAAGATTGCTGTCCTCTATTACAATCACCACACAGGAAAACAGAATCTCGGCGCCAGCTACCTTGATCTCTTTGCCAGCCTCCAGGTCCTTCTGGAATCCCTTAAGGGGGCAGGCTATTTTCTGGGAAAAGATATTTCCCTGACCAGGGAAATACTCCAGGACATGATTATTATGCAGGGAAGGAACATTAGCACCAAAGCGCCGGGAGAGTTGGAAAAGCTGGTTAAGACCGGCAGGATCGTCCTGATTCCCATCGAACAGTATAAAGAGTGGTATAGGGAACTCCCGCAGGATTTCAGAAAGGGTGTTGAGCAAAAATGGGGTAGCGTCGACAAGACAACCCTTATGACCTGGGAGGACAAGCAAAAGAAGAAAAAATACATTGTTATCCCGGGGCTTA of Deltaproteobacteria bacterium contains these proteins:
- a CDS encoding radical SAM protein, with product MNWLYPRSTLQIEPTRRCNLNCKICMRPSLDETSALLSLEDFKKIFASSFCLRHIALHGWGEPLLNPQLFQMVKYAESQGISTEVTTNATLLQTNTERIFASGLSNIVFGIHNKENLPVIMPQIGELIAQRSMERSRKPKAYIDIVIYHGNQNHIADIIEAAAEVSIDTVVLHRVFDIRQSGPETGYISAQDEKMLFARVKNLARKLKLKLYLPPEPSIPCRAIKQSLFVTCEGKITPCPYLPGLCLGGALNGGLKEVISSDRYRGFVKNMKNHPVCSKCPLGSTSGNFYTSGSGFEYVF
- a CDS encoding MotA/TolQ/ExbB proton channel family protein, with protein sequence MIIKKEGSIRMNILGYMQSTLYLIMNALLYPVMGLLIFLFILMLFISGAFVSEFAFRRKRNQDTGQDSEWLAMKLSNDMSHGRFKEAADKIMAYIKKPYTGNQLTRRFLNALSAQIGKGLDNLDIRIENTLQEYEIEVSRLLDKTRVLVRVGPMLGLMGTLIPMGVALLALSQGDLAQMSNCLIIAFGTTVAGLAIGVLAYVISVVRERWYAEDTKDMAYIAELLMRNMETSPKASQKTEKSKNPT